The proteins below come from a single Blattabacterium cuenoti genomic window:
- a CDS encoding bifunctional 3-deoxy-7-phosphoheptulonate synthase/chorismate mutase type II: protein MGILNDKIDRSWIDKFDKPFIISGPCSAESEKQILDTAYELDKSYVQVFRAGIWKPRTKPGNFEGIGKNGLKWLNKVQKYTRLMVATEVANAEHVNLCKSHGIDILWIGARSTTSPFIVQEIADALEGDDQIIVLVKNPIHPDIELWLGAIERLYKKGIRKLGLIHRGFFTYKSIKYRNQPNWKLILDIKNYIPRIPILCDPSHICGNKDRIFDVAKKSLNYFSCDGLMIESHCDPNQAWSDSKQQITPKVLLKLLEEIFIKQKQSELKYKKNLYSLRILIDELDENLISILSERMNISKKLGILKNTSDVDILQPNRWKSVMEQSINLGKNLGLSEDFLERIFNLLHKESIKIQNKINE, encoded by the coding sequence TTGATAAACCATTTATAATATCCGGTCCTTGTAGTGCAGAAAGTGAAAAGCAAATTTTAGACACTGCATATGAATTGGATAAATCTTATGTTCAGGTATTCAGAGCAGGAATTTGGAAACCTAGAACTAAACCAGGAAATTTTGAAGGAATTGGTAAAAATGGATTAAAATGGTTAAATAAAGTTCAGAAATACACAAGATTAATGGTAGCCACAGAAGTGGCAAATGCAGAACATGTAAATTTATGTAAATCTCATGGAATAGATATTTTATGGATAGGAGCAAGAAGTACTACTAGCCCTTTTATCGTTCAAGAAATAGCGGATGCTTTAGAAGGAGATGATCAAATAATTGTTTTAGTAAAAAATCCAATTCATCCCGATATAGAATTATGGCTAGGAGCAATAGAACGTTTATATAAAAAAGGAATTAGAAAATTAGGTTTAATCCATCGTGGTTTTTTTACTTATAAAAGTATTAAATATCGTAATCAACCTAACTGGAAATTAATATTGGATATTAAGAATTATATTCCTAGAATTCCAATTTTATGTGATCCTTCTCATATTTGTGGAAATAAAGATAGGATATTTGATGTTGCAAAAAAATCTTTGAATTATTTTTCGTGTGATGGATTAATGATAGAAAGTCATTGTGATCCTAATCAAGCATGGAGTGATTCTAAACAACAGATCACTCCTAAAGTTTTGTTAAAATTATTAGAAGAAATTTTTATAAAACAAAAACAATCAGAATTAAAATATAAAAAAAATTTATATTCCTTACGAATATTGATAGATGAATTAGATGAAAATCTAATATCAATTTTATCAGAAAGAATGAATATTTCTAAAAAATTAGGTATTTTAAAAAATACATCAGATGTTGATATCTTACAACCAAATAGATGGAAATCGGTAATGGAACAATCTATTAATTTAGGAAAAAATTTAGGATTATCCGAAGATTTTCTAGAAAGAATTTTTAATTTATTACATAAGGAATCTATTAAAATTCAAAATAAAATTAATGAGTAG